DNA sequence from the Acidobacteriota bacterium genome:
TGAAGATGTCATGTGTGCTCATCAAGATCGCTTTTCCTTCCTCCCTAAGCCTCCTGAGGATTTCCAGGAACTCCATTGCCGCCTTGGGGTCTAGGCCGCTCGTCGGTTCGTCCAGGAGAATAACGGGGGCTTGTTTCACTAATGCCACAGCGATGCCCAGTTTTTGCCGCATTCCCTTGCTGAAAGAATGTACGTTGCGTCGAAGTGCCTCATCCTGGATCCCGACTTTGCGCAGAATGCTGCGGCACTGCTGGCGGTCAAGCGGCTGGCGGGCGAGTTGGGCGAAGTAGCGCAGATTCTGAACGGCGTCAAATCCACCGTAGAGCATAACGTTCTCGGGTACGTAGGCAACATGCTTCTTGGCTTCCAGGGGGTCGGCGTGGACATCGATGCCGGCCAGCAAGGCTTTGCCCGAGGTAGGCCTGAGGAAGCCCAAGAAGAGGTTAATGCAGGTGGTCTTCCCAGCGCCGTTCGCGCCTAGCAGGCAGTAAATCTCATGATCCTGAACGCTTAGAGTGAGTCGGTCCAAGGCCAATGGTGCTTCGGGCGCGTAGCGTTTGCTCAGGCTTTCGGCTCTTAGCTGTGGCTTGCTCAAGTCTCCTGATCCTTCCTACGTCAGTTGCAGGCGTGCCAGCACGACAAAACAGGCGAAGTAGCCCAGCAGCGAGAGCAGAAGCAGGCCAAAGAGGAAAGGTAGGCAGGATGCGATACGGGCTCCCGAAGAGGGGCGGGACTCCTGGAAAACCTCCCCTTGCACTTGCCCCCCGGTTAGATTCATATTCTTGCTCCGTTCCCAGAGTCGCTGCATGTAGCTCCGAATCTGTCGCAAGAACCTGTCGTGGCGCTCCAGCCCCCCGTCGGAAATAGCCTCGACAGACCGCCGGTAGAGATTGAGCGGAGAGGCGATGCCGATCAGTCGGGCCAACCCTACTTGCTTGAGAACGGTTTGCAGATGTTCCCGCTTAATCGTCCTGCGTTCCTGGCGGAATTGATCCAGAGAGCGCTCCATAGTGCCCGCGTCAGGCGAGTTGCTGAAGTTCATGCTCCGCTGATGAGCCTCTCGTACTTTGTCCTCCACAGTCGTCCTTTGCTTAGGGGTGTAGGCCAGCGTGGCGGCGCTGCGCGAGAGCCCCGGCAAAATCAAGACCAGGGTGAACCAGAGAAGCATGCCAAGGATTAGGGAAACCGAATTCGACCGGGAAAGAGCGGAGAGGGCGGCCGCCGACACCAACAGCGCAGTTAGCAGCAAGGCACAACTAAGCAGGGCGGTTAAGTACAAAAGCAACTCATCCAAGCCGACTGGCACCGCGGCGGCGATCAGTATCAGAACACCGATGCATGTTCCGAGCAGCACGGGCAGGCACAATGCCGACAGCGTGCCCAGCAGCTTGGCAGCCAGCCAGCTGGCTCGGCTGAGAGGGTTGACCAACACCAGTTTAAGAGTTCCCTGGACCAGCTCTCCGGAAACCAAGTCGTATCCATGCAATATGGCGGCCAGGGAAAGACAATAGGTAACGACGAAGATCCAGTCGATATGCCTGGGGTAGGGCGAGAGCAGATTCTTCTCCACGATGAACTGTTCCCGAGTCTCGTCTTCCACCAGATTGAAGTGCACTTTGGCCGGGATTAGCCTCTCTTCCCCGAAGTTGATGACCTCCACGCTGTCGACACCCTTGACGACCTCCATGGCTATAACACGGATTTCGGTAGGTAAGCGCATCTCGCTGAAGCTCTGGCGGAGATCGCTCATCATGCGGTCATGCTCAGACCCTTGCCGGTGGTAATGGCCTGTGAAGTGAAGCGAGGAAAGTGTGAAGAGCGACAAGGCCAAGCTGCTAAGAATCCAGTATCGCGCCAGCCTCATGTTGCGGCTGATCTCGTGAAGCATCATTGTTTTGAAGATCATCGACACTACCTCGGATCATACCTTGAACCCAAAACAAAGGTGGCGAAAAAGAGCAGAAGCATCAGAAAAGCCAGGTAGCCGATGCCCAGGGTCAAAGCTACGCGGTCTGGCCCCAGGCCTGTACGAGCCCGGTCGAAAAGTTCCAGATTCGGAATCAGCGAAGGTTCGATTCTCTCTTCTTCTCCCAGGCGCAGAAAGAACTTGTCTGACAAGAAATAAGGGGACTCGGTGAGACGAGTATAAAAGCGATAGGCAGTCTCTTGCAGCCAGGCGTGGAATCCACTGACTGCGCCGGCGCCTGAACCGATTCCTTCAGCGGTGACGGTCGAGAGCAGGGCACTCGGCGAGAGCAATGCCGCGGCCCGCGTGAAGCGAATTTGCTCAATCATGCGCTGCCTTCGGTCCTGATAAAGGCTGCGCAGTTCGTTCACAATGCGATTTTGGCGTTTCAACATGTCGGGAAGGCCCGATTTCATTCTGCCTTGAAGAGCAGCGTCAGCCCGATCAAGCCAGAATTCGCCTTCGCGGGTTAGATGGAATTGCCAATTGTCGTGACGGAAGAGAAAGTACCGGCGCCCGGGCTTTTCAACGTCTTGGCGCCTGAAAACAAAAGTGGCTCCAGTGGCTTGCTTGATGAGGGCACTGTATTCGAGCAACAGGTCGGCGTGCAGCAGACGTTCATTCTGGGCGAGCACGCCGTTTGGCGGGGACGGCGCGGCCCAACCGGCTGCTTCCAGGCCGAGACTTGGTACAAGAACCATGCTCGCCATCCAGAAGGTCAGCAAGACAAACAGAGTATTGGCGGGTTTGTGCGTCACGAGCGAAGCCAACATCGCGATCTGCAGGTGAATGAGGCCATAAGCAGCAACAGCGGCGAAGAAAAACCAGAATCCGACCCAGTCCGAGGTCTGCATGGCACTTCGGATAGCGGGCGACGAGAGGAGGACTCCCAGACTGACGAGGAGCATGGTTGCCAGTGGCGCGGCGAGGGCGATCGACAAACCAGCCAGCTTCCCGGCAATAAGTTTCCACATTGGCAATGAGTTCGACATGACGATCTTCAAGGTCCCGCTCTCTTTCTCTCGCGAGAAGCATCCATAGGCGAATAGGAAAGGAACCAGACTGAAGAAGATGGCGCATAGGGTGGCCATATCGAAGGGCGGGAAAAAGTAGCCGAGCCACGATCCGTCTTCTCTTCGAGGCTGCATCCGGGGCGGGTCCAAGCGCGAGAAGGAGACCTGAAGACTGACTTGGTCCGTTATTCCTCGATTGAGGAAAGAAAGCGGCGGAGGCGGAACCGAAACCACCAAGGGAAAGCGGGCCAAGCCGGGAAGTCGGCTCACTTGGTCGGTCAGCGCAAGGCGATCATGTAGAAAACGCCCCCGTTCTTCCTCTTGAATCTCAATTAAAACCAGAGCCGCAGGGAGAGCCGTAATCAATATGGCTAACACGGAGCCAAGCAAGAAAAAGTTCCTATACAGGACTTTGATTTCGTGAATCGCGATGTGGAAAATGAGCTTCATTCCAGACTCTCGACGGCCATCCTGGACCCCTGTTCCACGGGTCTGGCAATTTAAGGACAGGCTAGCAAATTTGTCAAGAGCATGGCGGCTGAGAAGTACCTGACCATTGCCTCTCGTCAGTCCCAGCCGCCAAAGACTATGGAGCAGCAGGTCGTCCCCCGCCGGGTGGGAGGCGCATCCTTGCGGCCCTCCTTCGCCAAGGCTATGGAGGGCTGGCAGTGAACACCTCGAAACACTTAATCGAGACGCCACTTGAGTTTTCGGTCTGAAGGCGGGATATACTCTTGGGCGGACGTCCATGAGAGTCAGACTTAGGCATCGAAAATTGGCGCAGGTGCTGGAAAAGAGCCGCATCAGCCAGAACGCCTGGGCGCTTCGCATGGGGATCAGCCGGGGGCACTTGTCCAACCTGGTCAAGGGCCGCCACCGCTATCCCGAAGGCGACACCCGGCGCAAGCTGCTGCGCGCCACGGGGCTCGAATTCCAGGAGCTGTTCGCCGTCGAGAACGTCAACCGGCGCGGCTTCGGACTGGCCGCTCCCAGACAACGAGGAAACATCATGGACTCCTGGATGCAAGATCTCCGCTTCGCCCTGCGCAGCCTGCTGCGCAGCCCGGGATTCAGCGTCGTGGCCCTGCTCACGCTGGCCCTGGGACTGGGCGCCAACACCGCCATCTTCAGCGCCGTCGAGGCCGTCTTGCTGCAACCGCTGCCCTTCAGCCAGGCCGAACGGGTGGTGACGCTGTGGCAGGACCAGTCCAAACAGGGCGAGCCCAAGGAGTTCGTCTCCCCCGCCAACTTCGTGGACTGGCGGCGCATGGCCACCTCCTTCCAGCATTTGGCTGCCATCGAGCCCTACGGCGTCGATTACCTGGACGGCGAGTTTCCCCAGTCCTTTTCGGCGGCCCAGGTCAGCGAAGGGTTTTTCCAGGTGCTCTCTACACGGCCCCTGGCGGGACGGCTCTTCCAGTCCGACGACTATCGGGAAGGGGCGCCCCAGGTCGTCATCCTGGCCGAAGCCGTCTGGAAGGGGGCTTTCGCCGCTGACCCCTCGATCGTAGGCTCCGCGCTGCGCTTTGATGGAGAGTCTTACCAGGTGGTGGGAGTTTTGCCCGCCGACTTTCAGCCGCGGGTGCTGGGACGTGAGTGGGGGGTGTGGATGGTGCGTCCGGAAAAAGAAGCCGACTTGCGCATGCGCAGATCCACCTACCTGGGGGCCGTCGGACGCCTGCGCCAGGACGTCAGCCTTTCCCAGGCCCAATCCGAAATGGACGCCATCGCAGCCCGGCTGGCCGAGCAGTATCCCCGCTCCAACACCGACGTGGGAATTCGCCTGGAGCCGATCAGCGATCACCTGCTGGGGCCCAGCCGTCCCCTGCTGTGGCTGCTGCTGGCCGCGGTGGGATGCGTGCTGCTCATCGCCTGTTCCAACATCGCCGGACTGATGCTGGTGCGTCACCATTCCCGCCGCCGCACGCTGGCTCTGCGCGGCGTGCTGGGGGCCGGACGCAGCCGCATTCTGCACCAGCTTTCGCTGGAAAGCCTGCTGCTGGCGATCAGCGGGGGATTGCTGGGCTGCCTCATGGCCCGCTGGATGCTGGGGGCCTTGATCGCCGTCACCCCCTCGGACGTCCCCCGCCTCGATCAAGCCGCTATCCGTCCCTCGGTGCTGCTCTTCGGCCTGGGACTGACGCTTCTGGCGGCTTTGCTCTTCGGCGCCTGGCCGGCCCTGCGCGCCTCCCGGGTGGACTTCCGCGAAGCCCTGCAGGAAGCCGGCGGAACCGCCACCGAGTCCGCCGCACGCC
Encoded proteins:
- a CDS encoding ABC transporter permease subunit produces the protein MKLIFHIAIHEIKVLYRNFFLLGSVLAILITALPAALVLIEIQEEERGRFLHDRLALTDQVSRLPGLARFPLVVSVPPPPLSFLNRGITDQVSLQVSFSRLDPPRMQPRREDGSWLGYFFPPFDMATLCAIFFSLVPFLFAYGCFSREKESGTLKIVMSNSLPMWKLIAGKLAGLSIALAAPLATMLLVSLGVLLSSPAIRSAMQTSDWVGFWFFFAAVAAYGLIHLQIAMLASLVTHKPANTLFVLLTFWMASMVLVPSLGLEAAGWAAPSPPNGVLAQNERLLHADLLLEYSALIKQATGATFVFRRQDVEKPGRRYFLFRHDNWQFHLTREGEFWLDRADAALQGRMKSGLPDMLKRQNRIVNELRSLYQDRRQRMIEQIRFTRAAALLSPSALLSTVTAEGIGSGAGAVSGFHAWLQETAYRFYTRLTESPYFLSDKFFLRLGEEERIEPSLIPNLELFDRARTGLGPDRVALTLGIGYLAFLMLLLFFATFVLGSRYDPR
- a CDS encoding ABC transporter permease, whose protein sequence is MIFKTMMLHEISRNMRLARYWILSSLALSLFTLSSLHFTGHYHRQGSEHDRMMSDLRQSFSEMRLPTEIRVIAMEVVKGVDSVEVINFGEERLIPAKVHFNLVEDETREQFIVEKNLLSPYPRHIDWIFVVTYCLSLAAILHGYDLVSGELVQGTLKLVLVNPLSRASWLAAKLLGTLSALCLPVLLGTCIGVLILIAAAVPVGLDELLLYLTALLSCALLLTALLVSAAALSALSRSNSVSLILGMLLWFTLVLILPGLSRSAATLAYTPKQRTTVEDKVREAHQRSMNFSNSPDAGTMERSLDQFRQERRTIKREHLQTVLKQVGLARLIGIASPLNLYRRSVEAISDGGLERHDRFLRQIRSYMQRLWERSKNMNLTGGQVQGEVFQESRPSSGARIASCLPFLFGLLLLSLLGYFACFVVLARLQLT
- a CDS encoding ABC transporter ATP-binding protein — translated: MSKPQLRAESLSKRYAPEAPLALDRLTLSVQDHEIYCLLGANGAGKTTCINLFLGFLRPTSGKALLAGIDVHADPLEAKKHVAYVPENVMLYGGFDAVQNLRYFAQLARQPLDRQQCRSILRKVGIQDEALRRNVHSFSKGMRQKLGIAVALVKQAPVILLDEPTSGLDPKAAMEFLEILRRLREEGKAILMSTHDIFRVKAVASRVGIMKDGRLLSELDGSELETVDLQEIYLDYMGQGRAAIS
- a CDS encoding ADOP family duplicated permease, with translation MRVRLRHRKLAQVLEKSRISQNAWALRMGISRGHLSNLVKGRHRYPEGDTRRKLLRATGLEFQELFAVENVNRRGFGLAAPRQRGNIMDSWMQDLRFALRSLLRSPGFSVVALLTLALGLGANTAIFSAVEAVLLQPLPFSQAERVVTLWQDQSKQGEPKEFVSPANFVDWRRMATSFQHLAAIEPYGVDYLDGEFPQSFSAAQVSEGFFQVLSTRPLAGRLFQSDDYREGAPQVVILAEAVWKGAFAADPSIVGSALRFDGESYQVVGVLPADFQPRVLGREWGVWMVRPEKEADLRMRRSTYLGAVGRLRQDVSLSQAQSEMDAIAARLAEQYPRSNTDVGIRLEPISDHLLGPSRPLLWLLLAAVGCVLLIACSNIAGLMLVRHHSRRRTLALRGVLGAGRSRILHQLSLESLLLAISGGLLGCLMARWMLGALIAVTPSDVPRLDQAAIRPSVLLFGLGLTLLAALLFGAWPALRASRVDFREALQEAGGTATESAARLRGRALLVTAQVALACVLLVSAGLLLRSFSALIQLDPGFGIERITALQIFPTDRYDTTAKRVAYYRQSIEAFQALPQVEAAGLVSSLPLSQGRLVPHFIDPGVAKAGSPPEELGDAPTALMTAASPGYFETMGIRLLKGRLFSYRDSEGDIPALINETMTRRHFGDGEALGQRLDVGYGQGFTMQVVGIVADARQTSLDAPARAEFYLPIHRFPSYAVTYVVRGRESETGLSEAALLPSVQRAIWAINPAQTIYASADMSELYAASTAVRRFALQLVAGFSAAALGLALLGLYAVLSFSVRRGRREIGIRRALGATSSSILAGVLRRSLSMTLGGLVMGLAAALLLTRYLQTLLYQVTPTDPATFVFIALLILLCSLAAALIPALRATRADPLRALRAD